From the genome of Papaver somniferum cultivar HN1 unplaced genomic scaffold, ASM357369v1 unplaced-scaffold_21, whole genome shotgun sequence:
AACTTACAGCATCGAGAAAAAGTTTATTTTCACAAATCCCCTTAACCATACCTTTCCATGGCGTTTACATAGTAATCTCCACAATCATCCACACCGAGACTTTCCCAGAAAAAGAAGCTTCTCGACAGATCCCTTATGATATAATCTTGATGCTGTTTTTCAGTATCTTGTTAACTTCTATAATCATGTCTACCATTGCTTGTCTCTATATCTCCAAAGATATCTCTTATAAGAAAGTCACTGGTGTTCTTCGTAAGTGTTGTGGGAGACTTATTTTCACATTCTCTTGGGCCTTCTTTATGGGAGCTATATACACCCCTGTGGCTCTCGGTTTGCTATTATGGTTTTTCAGAGGCGTGGATGATTTGAGATTATTGGATCCTCGGGTTACCGGATTAAACTACATGGTTGTTTGGAATGTCGCAATAGCAGTTACGGTATTAGAGAATGATTATGGTATAAAAGGTTTGGTAAAGAGTATGAGATTGGTTTTCAGTAAGATATGGATTTCTTGTGCTGTCTATGGTTTGCTTGAAATCGCATTTACAGGTATAATTTTACCTTTTATCTACCTGGTGATTTTTGGAAACAACATGAATCTGGTGGGTAGAGTATTTTTGagaattggttgttatttgtttACTATTATTTGGATTCATTTCTCGCTTGTTCGTCTCACCGTGGTTTACCTCGTCTGCAAATCATATACAAACCAAGACATACTGACTGCAGCTCACGCAGCGGCCGTCCCTATTATATATTTGATTTGGTTAGTCATAAAGACGTTCAATTAGAATGAGTACCGGTTTGCAGGATCAGATAATTAATTTGCACCATTACTGTCTGTTGGGTTCAAAAccatctacgtgctaatcttgcAGAAACATATTAgttaacaagaaacacttgatttctcggaTTGCTCTATGAACCTTACTAtaatctaggataagaagaagagaaagagaaccacaaagatgcaagccataaacaaagcaacaagaagtaaagtactcatggatttaacgtggttcaacaatatacacaatgtgtgtaatattATCTATATCCACCAAATGGttacgacctctttattcattatagaatcatcactgagaattacacaactgattgaataaatcaatccatcgactcaccaaAACGTGACTGAAcataagaactctcacaagcaccctcacccatacgagataatatttaccacattatctaccacaacgagacgatcttctttgcacaccctgatatagattatcatggacgcctttagctcaacaccaataatctaatccagcaccaccaagatgatcttctcctcaacaagatgtcttaccaacatctccatacgaatactccataacgacatatcttccaacatctaTAAGTATCCCATAAACACCATAAGGATGtgctccttccaccattaggtctcttacataaccacctcaataggtgggatgaatccctcacatctctatgAGATTTGCATTGAGGAAtccatgactaaaacacttagcctagagctccttatataggagtcacaaacttggttcccaagtcttggtctccttggattaggaaaccgactcatactaggaaaccatgatcaatttaggtatcccatcttaatatggtaattaactcaaactaagaatttaacctaaactaggaaacccacGTTTCCTTACAATTCTCCatctcggatcatgcattcatgcatgagacgatcaactgTTATCCCTCCATCTTCTAAATATCGATTGCACCATCACTGGTTGCCTACATATCCTGAATAGGAATCAAACCGAAATGTAGTTCACCCAAACTTGTTCCATAGAACCTCCACCAAAAGAGAGCAAACCAAACTTGAACGTCACCAACTCAGACTTAACAATCCAACCTACCAGTGATTGTACAAATCTCCACCACGGTGAAAAATCCTGACCATCAAACCAACAATCATCATATGATCATccgttatgcaacatcttgagaaaaTACACCTTACTCCTTTATGTTCACAAGTCCACATTGATTGACATCATTATAGTGTATTGCATGCCAACTCAATCAGACCATACATGATCGTTGTCCATATGCTACCAATCGAACTTAGTTTTAGTCATTATGCGCCTTTGAGCCTTCGCCACCTTCGAATTTGTTCCATACTACGAACACAGCTCCGTCCTGGCCTTCCTTGCTCCACCTAAGTTAATGTTCCGCTCTTCTAAGCCACTAACTCCAAGTTGCGCACCACATCCGTTAGGGTTGACATCCATAACTAATCGATTGACAAATAAAACTACCACAGTAGCCTTCATGCGTATGCCTAAGCATTACCTTATCATAACCATAGTCTTCATCTTAGTTTTTTAAACTCCAGTCGAGTCAATTTCTTATTTAAACAACTGATCACATACTTGCTCTTTTCCACGAGCATGTCCACGAAAGCGAGTTAACGAGATACTTCAGGTTAGTTTATAATAAACAGTCTCCATGTTAGCTTCCAAGAAACTAACTATCTTGTATGTACCAAAGAATATTGAGCATGACTCTAACTGGCACCAAATACAACCAATCCATGAATCATTGCCACGGCGTGCCAATCTCGAGCTCATATATATGGATCTTTCTGTACGAGCCTATTCCGATTGGATCATGATTCTACGATCATATTTCCCCAATTCAGTTTTACTCCTTTAAAAAAGCTTATAATATCTCCAACCATTGCATACATACCAAATTACGTGCCCAGCTTCACAAAGTCTTCAACAGCTGACACACCAATCATCTTCATCACTTCAACAACCTCAACGGACTTTAACAACAATGTCCCCTTTTAAAGGCATAATTGTCAAGatagtcttttatcaatttcttaagcAAGCATGTAGTTTCGACTTCATGACACTCAAACCACAACACAATCGGACTCGGATAGAACTGTGACCATCGTCGAAAAATTCACTGTTACCCTTGTAACAATACATAATGTCACACATTCTCTCTTGTGCATATCCCTTTTCCAATCTTGCTCCAAAAAGTGTAAATAATGGTAgatattattgcagaaacctttggAGATAATGTCATTTTGCATTTGAAGAAACCTTTGGAGATAATGGCAGATATTATTGCAGAAATTTGCAATAATCCAACACCTTGGTCCTTGGTATACTGAATATTCTTGTGCGACGGTGAGGGAGACTACGTGGATCCCAGTTTCACTCATCCGATGAAATAAAAGGGTACAAGTAAATTAGAGTTAGCAAATATGATTTTTGTATGTGTCTTTGATGGAAATTGTTACACCAAGTTTATAAACAAAGAACATACTCGTAACGGGAATCTAGGGTTCCATTCTTCACTGTAGAAAAGAAATACAGTGATTAAGTGATTTCCTAAGATAACTAGGGTTGTGCCTCATAAAGCTTGATTAACTCAATCTTCATTCGATTTCAATCCCCTCTTGATCGATTCGTATTTTTCTGTTTCAAAATTACTGAATAGCAAGTGGGTATCTTTTAAttgaatgaaatattattttttggTTGATTAGATATCATCAGATGAATTGGATCTAATTTGGTTACGGTAgagttggtgaagaagaagacgggGTTCTTTCGAACTGAACGGAGCTAACTTGGAGATGTCAACTAACTATTAACTTAACGGTCTTCGTTAACCCTATTGCATCAAGTGCATGTTCTaggacccagaccctaattagcTCATAAAGTTATGAcctttttacaaaatatctctaatcaaaataaatttaaatTGAATATGAGTATGAGTATGAATATGGATGCATTTTCGTTTTGCACAAGAAATATAATTTGAAGTATCTCCTATTTATGAAAATGTCATAAGCATCATTTCTGGTGAAAGATTAGACTTCATTAGCAGTGAACACTAAATTCACCACCACAATACAAATAGATGAGAAGCCTTATAATCTCCACAATCCAATTTCTTAACCAGGGAATAAATTCATTACTAACTACTCTTACTTCAAAATTACCACAGATACTCTTAATCAACAAAATTTCGTGGATGATTCATTAATTATCAATTCATGTAACCAAATTACATGAAATGCTGTACAGCTTAATGTCATAAGTGTACCTAACTAACCATAGTCCGTTGAAAAAGGTGAAAAGAAAATACAGGTACAAAATCCTCACTCGTTAACCTCATAACTTCTCCACCAATAGTCACAAACTCTCTTTAATACTCCTCCCAAAAATTCTAAATCTCTTTGCTTTTCAGATGGAAGAAATTTCTTCTCACCTTAAGCATTTGGGAATACTTACTAGTTAAGTAGAAAAATTTAAAGACAGGGTTGTGTTGAAAGTTATTCGATCCATTCTCACTTTCATCGCATATACACAACCACTCCACCCATATATTCTTTTCTACTCATCCACTTCTAATAACTCCTCCATCACTACTTTATATTTCTCTTCAACAATGAATCTTCAAATTTATCTCTGTCcctctttctctctttctctctaggATTGAAGAAGAATCATGAGTGGAGAACCAGCAAACAAATCAATGGGGTTCTTTGCTATCTATAAGGAAGCTTACAAACTTGCAGCATTCAACAAAATATTCTTTTCGCAAATCACCTTAACCGTACCTTTCGCTATGTATTATATACTAATGTCCACAATCATCCACACCAAGACTTACCCAGAAAAAGAAACTTCTGGAGAGATTGATCATGATATAACCCAATCCATCTATTTCACATGCTGTTTTTCACTATCTTGTTAACTTCTATAATCATGTATACCGTTGCTTGTTTCTATACCTCCAAAGAGATCATTTATAAGAAAGTCATTGGTGTTCTTCGCAAGTGCTGGGAGGGACTTATTTTCACAGTCTTTTGGGGTTTCTTTATGGGGGCTATATACACCCCTGCGGCACTCGTTTTGTTATTAAGGTTTTTCAAAGGCGTGGAGGATTTGAAAGTATATTCAGATCCTTACTTTACCGGATTCTTTTACATGCTGGGTGTTTGGAGTGTCGCAATAGTAGTTATGGAATTAGAGAAGGATTATGGTATAAAAGCTTTGGCaaagagtgtgagattgattttcAGTAAGATATGGACTTCTTGTGCTGCCTATGGTTCGCTTGAAATCACATTTACTGGTATAATTTTACCTTCTTGTTACCCGGTGGTTTATGGAAACAAAATGAATCTGGTGGGTAAATTATTTGTGGTAATTGGTTGTAATTTGTTGACTATTATTTGGATTTATTTCTCGCTTGTTCGTTTCACCGTGGTTTACCTCGTCTGCAAATCATACCACAACGAAGACATATCAACTGCTACAACTCATGCAACGGTTGTCCCTACTGTACCTTTGGTTAGTGAAAAAGAGGTTCAATTAGAACGAGTACCGGTTTGATGAATCGGCCTATTTGCACGATTACTGTCTACATAAATTTTTAGTACTTGTTGGTTGCTGTTCCTCCTGCATCTGTGTGAGAAGATGTATTGGAATAGATAAGTATTTTCCTCTTTTTGGTGTAACCAGAGAGTGTGAGAGTCCTTGTCTGGTGTCTTTGGATTCATTCTtctctttctatttttcttttaactggtatTATATCTGTTCTAGTACCAAGATTGGTTTCTTATACATACTTTTGAATTTTCATCTATACTGTTTGAGGAaacttttgaaattttattttcttccaaGATTTTGGCACTGTCTAGTAAATATTTATGAATTCCTAAATGTTTTGGTGGATCTGCTTTCAGCTACCAATCTTAAACTGATCCCGGTCCAATGTACGCATTGGCCTGATTATATAACTTGTTTGATGAATCAAAACATGATTCACTGACTATTGGTCCCTGTTACACATCTTTCCCATTGGGAATTTGACAACCTTTTCTTACCAGATTATCCAGGATAGAATTAGCATTTTGCACTGCACTCCATATGAAAAATTGGACTTTCAGTGGAACATCTTTCACCGAGATGGACTTGCACTTACAAGGAATTACTCTCCACTAA
Proteins encoded in this window:
- the LOC113339444 gene encoding uncharacterized protein LOC113339444 gives rise to the protein MYTVACFYTSKEIIYKKVIGVLRKCWEGLIFTVFWGFFMGAIYTPAALVLLLRFFKGVEDLKVYSDPYFTGFFYMLGVWSVAIVVMELEKDYGIKALAKSVRLIFSKIWTSCAAYGSLEITFTGIILPSCYPVVYGNKMNLVGKLFVVIGCNLLTIIWIYFSLVRFTVVYLVCKSYHNEDISTATTHATVVPTVPLVSEKEVQLERVPV